The Thermanaerovibrio acidaminovorans DSM 6589 genome contains a region encoding:
- a CDS encoding NifU family protein, protein MEGVIQLEEQIKKLIEEEIRPALQSHGGDIDFKGFDQASGVVTVALTGACGTCPFAQETLRVQVEQVIRRSFPSVTAVKREG, encoded by the coding sequence ATGGAAGGTGTGATCCAGTTGGAGGAGCAGATCAAGAAGCTTATCGAGGAAGAGATAAGGCCCGCCCTTCAGTCCCACGGGGGCGACATAGACTTCAAGGGCTTCGACCAGGCCAGTGGGGTGGTAACCGTGGCCCTCACCGGGGCCTGTGGGACCTGCCCGTTCGCCCAGGAGACTTTGAGGGTCCAGGTGGAGCAGGTCATAAGGCGTTCGTTCCCGTCGGTGACCGCCGTCAAGCGGGAAGGCTAG
- the mazG gene encoding nucleoside triphosphate pyrophosphohydrolase: MSSSLGCKVEKLVSIMERLRSPGGCPWDREQTLGSLRRYIIEEAFELVEAIDQMDLGAIREEAGDLLLQVLFISQIAKEQGDFNLGDVVDGLVNKLIHRHPHVFGDVEVSSAEEVSRNWEAIKSRKRIQEDRDGSAMAGIPRGLPALLRALRIQERAAKVGFDWGPGDQGPVLDKISEEVQEVLEALSSGEVDRMRDEVGDLLFAVVNLARRTGIDPEEALRGSCDKFDRRFRAMEGMISSPGAMLDMSLEELDSLWERAKESEGR, encoded by the coding sequence TTGAGCTCCTCTCTTGGGTGCAAGGTGGAGAAGCTGGTGTCGATAATGGAACGTCTCAGGTCCCCCGGCGGCTGTCCTTGGGATCGGGAACAGACCCTGGGATCCCTCAGGAGATATATAATCGAGGAGGCCTTCGAGCTGGTGGAAGCCATAGATCAGATGGATCTTGGTGCCATCCGGGAGGAGGCGGGGGATCTGCTGTTGCAGGTGCTGTTCATATCCCAGATCGCCAAGGAGCAGGGGGACTTCAATCTGGGGGACGTGGTGGACGGGCTGGTCAACAAGTTGATTCATCGGCACCCTCACGTGTTCGGTGACGTTGAGGTGTCGTCCGCTGAGGAAGTGAGCCGCAACTGGGAGGCCATAAAGTCCCGGAAGCGGATCCAGGAGGATAGGGACGGGTCCGCCATGGCGGGGATCCCCAGGGGGTTGCCGGCCCTCTTGAGGGCCCTTAGGATCCAGGAGCGGGCCGCCAAGGTAGGGTTTGACTGGGGTCCAGGGGACCAGGGGCCGGTGCTGGATAAGATCTCCGAGGAGGTCCAGGAGGTTCTGGAGGCCCTCTCGTCCGGTGAGGTGGATCGGATGAGGGACGAGGTGGGTGACCTGCTGTTCGCGGTGGTGAACCTGGCCCGCCGGACGGGGATCGACCCCGAGGAGGCCCTCAGGGGTTCCTGTGACAAGTTTGACCGGCGATTCAGGGCCATGGAGGGCATGATCTCCAGCCCGGGGGCCATGTTGGACATGTCCCTGGAGGAGCTGGACTCCCTCTGGGAGAGGGCCAAGGAGTCGGAGGGGCGCTAG